A region of Argentina anserina chromosome 5, drPotAnse1.1, whole genome shotgun sequence DNA encodes the following proteins:
- the LOC126795176 gene encoding uncharacterized protein LOC126795176 — MAEKNQQAYASANGYSRSTDQESSPIQSDEELKRQKRIKLFTYIGIFIIFQIIVMTAFGLTVMKVKTPKARWGEISVETLNSVPATPSFDTTFETQLRIKNTNWGPYKFEAGTATFLYHGVTIGKIDIPKSKAGMRSTKKIDVEVSLNTNALPSSSTLGSELSSGVLTLTSQVQLKGKVELMMIMKKNKNASMDCTVVFDLSTKTVKTLQCK; from the coding sequence ATGGCCGAGAAGAACCAGCAGGCGTATGCATCAGCAAATGGCTACTCCAGAAGTACAGACCAAGAATCATCCCCCATCCAATCCGACGAGGAGCTCAAGCGCCAGAAAAGAATCAAATTGTTCACCTACATTGGTATTTTCATTATCTTTCAAATCATAGTGATGACCGCATTTGGTCTCACTGTGATGAAAGTTAAGACTCCGAAAGCCAGATGGGGTGAAATCAGTGTTGAAACCCTCAACTCTGTCCCTGCAACACCGTCGTTCGATACGACCTTTGAAACGCAGCTAAGGATCAAGAACACAAACTGGGGTCCTTACAAGTTTGAAGCAGGCACTGCCACATTTTTGTACCATGGCGTGACTATTGGGAAAATTGATATTCCTAAGAGCAAGGCCGGAATGCGTTCCACTAAGAAAATCGATGTTGAGGTGAGTTTGAATACTAATGCCTTGCCAAGCAGTTCCACCCTTGGAAGTGAATTGAGCAGCGGGGTGTTGACGCTAACCAGCCAAGTTCAACTGAAAGGCAAAGTTGAGTTGATGATGATCatgaagaaaaacaagaatGCCTCTATGGATTGCACAGTAGTATTTGATTTGTCTACGAAGACTGTCAAAACCCTACAATGCAAGTGA
- the LOC126795127 gene encoding uncharacterized protein LOC126795127, whose translation MAEKTHQAYPPAQANGYTRSDGESLVSEDELKRKKRIKLFAYIGIFIVFQIIVMTVFGLTVMKVKTPKARLGEISVQSLTSVPATPSFDTKFTTQIRIKNSNWGPYKFDAGTATFLYQGATIGKVDIPKSKAGMRSTKKINVEVSLNADALPSSSKLGSELSSGVLTLTSQVQLKGKVELMLIMKKNRNASMDCTIAFDLSTKTVKSLQCK comes from the coding sequence ATGGCTGAGAAGACACACCAAGCTTATCCTCCAGCTCAAGCAAACGGTTACACAAGAAGCGATGGAGAATCGTTGGTATCCGAAGATGAGCTCAAGCGCAAGAAGAGAATCAAATTGTTTGCCTACATTGGTATCTTCATTGTGTTTCAGATCATAGTGATGACCGTATTTGGTCTCACAGTGATGAAAGTCAAGACCCCCAAGGCCAGGTTGGGGGAAATCAGTGTTCAAAGCCTCACATCCGTTCCTGCAACACCTTCATTCGACACAAAGTTCACAACCCAGATAAGAATCAAGAACTCAAACTGGGGTCCTTACAAATTTGATGCAGGAACTGCCACGTTCCTGTACCAAGGTGCCACTATTGGGAAGGTTGATATTCCCAAGAGCAAGGCCGGTATGCGTTCTACCAAGAAGATCAATGTCGAGGTGAGTTTGAATGCCGATGCATTGCCAAGCAGTTCCAAGCTAGGAAGTGAATTAAGCAGCGGGGTGTTGACACTGACCAGCCAAGTTCAGCTGAAAGGCAAAGTCGAATTGATGCTCATAATGAAGAAAAACAGGAATGCTTCAATGGACTGCACTATAGCATTCGACTTGTCAACAAAGACAGTCAAGAGCTTACAATGCAAATGA
- the LOC126795171 gene encoding uncharacterized protein LOC126795171 isoform X2 has product MAEKNNQAYPVAPANGYARSDGESLVSEDELKRKKRIKLFTYIGIFIVFQIIVMTVFGLTVMKVKTPKARWGDIEVETLNSVPATPSFDTTFEAELRIKNTNWGPYKFNEGTATFLYQGVTIGQVVIPKGKAGMRSTKKIDVEVFKSMEIEDQRV; this is encoded by the exons ATGGCTGAGAAGAATAACCAAGCGTACCCTGTAGCCCCAGCAAACGGTTACGCAAGAAGCGATGGAGAGTCTTTGGTATCCGAAGATGAGCTCAAGCGCAAGAAGAGAATCAAATTGTTTACCTACATTGGTATCTTCATTGTGTTTCAGATCATAGTGATGACTGTGTTTGGTCTTACTGTGATGAAGGTTAAAACACCAAAGGCCAGATGGGGAGACATTGAAGTTGAAACCCTCAACTCTGTTCCTGCAACACCTTCATTCGATACAACCTTCGAGGCTGAGTTGAGGATCAAGAACACAAACTGGGGTCCTTACAAATTCAATGAAGGTACTGCCACATTTTTGTACCAAGGCGTGACAATTGGGCAAGTTGTTATTCCTAAAGGCAAGGCTGGCATGCGTTCCACCAAGAAAATCGATGTTGAG GTGTTCAAGTCTATGGAGATTGAGGATCAGCGAGTTTGA
- the LOC126795171 gene encoding uncharacterized protein LOC126795171 isoform X1 encodes MAEKNNQAYPVAPANGYARSDGESLVSEDELKRKKRIKLFTYIGIFIVFQIIVMTVFGLTVMKVKTPKARWGDIEVETLNSVPATPSFDTTFEAELRIKNTNWGPYKFNEGTATFLYQGVTIGQVVIPKGKAGMRSTKKIDVEVSLNTNTLPNSSSLGTELNTGVLTLTSQVELKGKVELMLVMKKNKNASMDCTIAFDLSSKTLKTLQCK; translated from the coding sequence ATGGCTGAGAAGAATAACCAAGCGTACCCTGTAGCCCCAGCAAACGGTTACGCAAGAAGCGATGGAGAGTCTTTGGTATCCGAAGATGAGCTCAAGCGCAAGAAGAGAATCAAATTGTTTACCTACATTGGTATCTTCATTGTGTTTCAGATCATAGTGATGACTGTGTTTGGTCTTACTGTGATGAAGGTTAAAACACCAAAGGCCAGATGGGGAGACATTGAAGTTGAAACCCTCAACTCTGTTCCTGCAACACCTTCATTCGATACAACCTTCGAGGCTGAGTTGAGGATCAAGAACACAAACTGGGGTCCTTACAAATTCAATGAAGGTACTGCCACATTTTTGTACCAAGGCGTGACAATTGGGCAAGTTGTTATTCCTAAAGGCAAGGCTGGCATGCGTTCCACCAAGAAAATCGATGTTGAGGTGAGTTTGAATACTAATACATTGCCAAACAGTTCCTCTCTTGGAACCGAATTGAACACCGGGGTATTGACGCTTACCAGCCAAGTTGAACTGAAAGGAAAAGTTGAGTTGATGCTtgtaatgaagaaaaataagaatgcctCTATGGACTGCACAATAGCATTTGATTTGTCATCGAAGACACTCAAAACCCTGCAGTGCAAGTGA
- the LOC126794995 gene encoding late embryogenesis abundant protein At1g64065-like has translation MLESERFKKMQKNRKCFAYIGIFIVFQIIVMTVFGLTVMKIKTPSVRLRSVTVSDLSSSSSSFTATLIAEVAVKNKNFGSYRFDATTANVTYGAVTLGRGDIAKARAGLKKTKRFNVTIDVSSSGVSDSSTLATDLTAGNVTLWALSRVTGKVSLMGLMKKRKTANMNCSMIVNVPNKVVYDWTCK, from the coding sequence ATGTTGGAATCAGAGAGGTTTAAGAAAATGCAGAAGAACAGGAAATGCTTTGCATACATCGGAATCTTCATTGTGTTCCAAATCATAGTCATGACTGTTTTTGGATTGACCGTGATGAAGATCAAAACCCCGAGCGTGAGGCTGAGGTCCGTGACGGTCAGTGACCTCTCGAGCAGCTCCTCTTCCTTCACCGCAACTCTCATTGCTGAAGTTGCCGTGAAGAACAAGAACTTCGGCAGCTACAGGTTCGATGCCACCACGGCTAATGTGACATACGGGGCTGTCACGCTGGGAAGAGGTGACATTGCCAAGGCCCGCGCCGGtttgaagaagacgaagaggTTCAATGTCACCATTGATGTAAGCTCGAGCGGGGTGTCGGATTCATCAACTCTTGCCACTGACCTGACTGCAGGGAATGTAACACTGTGGGCTCTTTCGAGAGTCACCGGTAAGGTCTCATTGATGGGGttgatgaagaagaggaagacagCAAACATGAACTGCTCGATGATCGTTAATGTTCCAAACAAGGTTGTTTACGATTGGACTTGTAAATGA
- the LOC126794607 gene encoding late embryogenesis abundant protein At1g64065-like, whose product MKGGGNKKCLGYVAIFIVFQIIVITIFALTVMKVKGPKVRFQTPITVSNINSGSSTSASFSADLVTKFAVKNTNFGHFKYPNSTVSILYEGQVIGSAVVPSQKAKARSTRRTDITISIDSSKLSGTTNLPSAINAGAIPLTSESTLKGKVELIKIIKKNKSGKMSCTMTLNLASKAVDDLKCK is encoded by the coding sequence ATGAAAGGAGGGGGAAACAAGAAGTGTTTAGGCTATGTTGCTATTTTCATCGTGTTTCAAATCATAGTGATCACGATCTTCGCACTCACCGTGATGAAGGTAAAGGGTCCCAAAGTTAGGTTCCAAACCCCAATTACCGTCTCAAACATCAACTCCGGCAGCTCAACCTCTGCATCTTTCAGCGCTGATTTGGTTACCAAATTTGCTGTCAAGAACACGAACTTCGGTCACTTCAAGTACCCCAACAGCACTGTCTCAATCTTATATGAAGGCCAAGTAATCGGGTCCGCTGTTGTCCCCAGCCAGAAAGCCAAAGCTCGATCGACAAGGAGAACTGACATCACCATTAGCATCGACTCGAGCAAGTTGTCCGGAACCACGAACCTCCCAAGCGCCATCAACGCTGGGGCTATACCCCTGACCAGTGAGTCCACCTTGAAGGGGAAGGTTGAGTTGATCAAGATCATCAAGAAGAACAAGTCTGGCAAAATGAGCTGCACCATGACGCTCAATTTGGCCTCCAAGGCTGTTGATGACTTGAAATgcaagtga